From Sphingomonas bisphenolicum, one genomic window encodes:
- a CDS encoding heparinase II/III family protein, which translates to MNDYRRIASRSTPDAAPEAGDDGIEQGKRLIRVADDKGLSLAQKIANQFYLLSWKTPIHGRKLRGKYPLKLLAVPDDAIPGDGRAGAAMRAGYFLFRGHKLPVDTLDFAKLSVGPAFADYLHGFRWLRDLASSATREQGAPIAENIMRKWLAAHHETPSEPAWRADNAGWRLLFWTAHAPLILSSSDLVYRSLVLNCIARTARHLDRSADKAPMGLPRLVAWCGIVAAALLIPGGAARKLFGEAGLKRAIDSGFHPDGGIVSRSPLAQLEAVMLLSMLRAVYDVRREAPPACLTEGLNRAVPALLGLAHGDGGLGNWQGSGAIDPDLVSAVVAASQVRARPLRQARDWGYQRIAAGSTVLQIDAAPPPVARLAEAGCASTGAIEISDGPLRLVVNCGGAALEGAWIPSDLAQGLRTTAAHSTLILNDNNSTALLPDGTLGKGVTEVELNRQELDNGSRLDLSHDGYVRRLGYVHRRLLMMSGDGKEIRGEDMLTPAQRRRKPAKQPVQLRFHLAPGVEPTLTADSQGALLRIDLGALWQYRTGAGVLSIEDSLWVDGDGRPHPTKQLVVTSEALPGGSSIGWIFKRVG; encoded by the coding sequence GTGAACGACTATCGGCGCATCGCCAGCCGCTCCACCCCCGACGCTGCACCGGAAGCCGGCGACGATGGCATAGAGCAAGGCAAGCGTCTCATCCGCGTCGCGGATGACAAGGGGCTGTCATTGGCCCAGAAGATCGCCAATCAATTCTATCTACTCAGCTGGAAGACGCCGATCCACGGCCGCAAGCTGCGCGGCAAATATCCGCTGAAGCTGCTGGCGGTGCCCGACGACGCCATCCCCGGCGACGGCCGGGCGGGCGCGGCGATGCGGGCGGGTTATTTCCTGTTCCGCGGCCACAAGCTGCCGGTCGATACGCTCGATTTCGCCAAATTGTCGGTCGGCCCGGCCTTTGCCGACTATCTCCACGGCTTCCGCTGGCTGCGCGACCTTGCCAGCAGCGCGACCCGCGAACAGGGTGCGCCGATCGCCGAAAACATCATGCGCAAATGGCTGGCGGCCCATCACGAAACGCCCAGCGAACCGGCCTGGCGCGCGGACAATGCCGGCTGGCGGCTGCTCTTCTGGACCGCCCACGCGCCGCTGATCCTTTCGTCCAGCGACCTCGTCTATCGCTCGCTGGTGCTGAACTGCATCGCCCGCACCGCGCGCCACCTCGACCGCAGCGCCGACAAGGCGCCGATGGGCCTGCCCCGGCTGGTCGCCTGGTGCGGCATCGTCGCCGCCGCGCTGCTGATCCCCGGCGGGGCGGCACGCAAGCTGTTCGGCGAAGCCGGCCTGAAGCGCGCGATCGACAGCGGCTTCCACCCTGACGGCGGCATCGTGTCGCGCTCCCCGCTGGCGCAACTGGAAGCGGTGATGCTGCTATCCATGCTGCGCGCCGTCTATGACGTGCGGCGTGAAGCCCCCCCGGCCTGCCTGACCGAAGGATTGAACCGCGCGGTCCCGGCGCTGCTGGGCCTCGCCCATGGCGATGGTGGCCTGGGCAACTGGCAGGGTTCCGGCGCGATCGACCCCGACCTGGTGTCCGCCGTGGTCGCGGCGAGCCAGGTGCGCGCCCGACCGCTGCGCCAGGCGCGCGACTGGGGCTATCAACGGATCGCAGCGGGATCGACCGTGCTGCAGATCGACGCTGCCCCGCCCCCGGTCGCGCGCCTCGCCGAGGCGGGCTGCGCATCGACCGGCGCGATCGAGATCAGCGACGGCCCTCTGCGGCTGGTGGTCAATTGCGGCGGCGCAGCGCTGGAAGGGGCGTGGATACCGTCCGACCTGGCCCAGGGACTGCGTACCACCGCGGCGCACAGCACGCTGATCCTCAACGACAATAATTCGACCGCGCTGCTGCCCGACGGGACGCTGGGCAAGGGCGTGACCGAGGTCGAGCTGAACCGGCAGGAGCTGGACAATGGCAGCCGGCTGGACCTGTCGCATGACGGCTATGTCCGACGGCTGGGCTATGTCCACCGCCGCCTGCTGATGATGAGCGGCGACGGCAAGGAGATCCGCGGCGAGGATATGCTGACCCCGGCGCAGCGGCGGCGCAAGCCCGCGAAACAGCCGGTACAACTGCGCTTCCACCTCGCGCCGGGCGTCGAGCCGACGCTGACGGCGGACAGCCAGGGCGCACTGCTGCGCATCGATCTGGGCGCACTCTGGCAATATCGTACCGGCGCGGGCGTGCTGAGCATCGAGGACAGCCTGTGGGTCGACGGCGACGGCCGCCCCCATCCGACCAAACAACTGGTCGTGACCAGCGAAGCGCTGCCCGGCGGATCGAGCATCGGCTGGATTTTCAAGCGGGTCGGGTGA
- the rpe gene encoding ribulose-phosphate 3-epimerase, with protein MTRSILISPSILSADFARLGEEVRAIDEAGCDWVHIDVMDGHFVPNITIGPNVVKALRPHTTKVFDVHLMISPVDQYLEAFAAAGSDIITVHPEAGPHIHRTVQHIRSLGVKAGVVLNPGTPAKMLDYLIDDVDLILVMSVNPGFGGQSFIENQLRKIEAIRKMIDKSGRDIHLQVDGGIDFTTAPKAIDAGADVLVAGTATFRGGPSAYADNIRKLRGG; from the coding sequence ATGACCCGTTCCATTCTCATCTCGCCCTCCATCCTCTCCGCCGACTTCGCCCGCCTGGGCGAGGAGGTCCGCGCCATCGACGAAGCGGGCTGCGACTGGGTGCATATCGACGTCATGGACGGGCATTTCGTCCCCAATATCACCATTGGCCCGAACGTGGTGAAGGCGCTGCGCCCGCACACGACGAAGGTCTTCGACGTCCATCTGATGATCTCTCCGGTCGACCAGTATCTCGAAGCCTTCGCCGCCGCCGGGTCCGACATCATCACCGTCCATCCCGAAGCCGGGCCGCACATCCACCGTACCGTCCAGCATATCAGGTCGCTGGGCGTGAAGGCGGGCGTGGTGCTGAACCCCGGCACCCCGGCCAAGATGCTCGACTATCTGATCGATGACGTCGATCTGATCCTGGTGATGAGCGTCAACCCCGGTTTCGGCGGGCAGAGCTTCATCGAAAACCAGCTGCGCAAGATCGAGGCGATCCGCAAGATGATCGACAAGTCGGGCCGCGATATCCATCTGCAGGTCGACGGCGGCATCGATTTCACCACCGCGCCCAAGGCGATCGACGCGGGCGCGGACGTTCTGGTGGCCGGCACCGCCACCTTCCGTGGCGGCCCCTCCGCCTATGCCGACAATATCAGGAAGCTGCGGGGCGGGTGA